The window TCCAGTTTTCCTCCAGTGACTACCTCCTCGTGTTTTCTTGTTTCAACGATATACCAAGGTTTCTTCCTACCTGTcaagagatttttgtttttatataatttgatcagcttcatgaaatgtgctttttttctgtttactcaGCAATCTATATGTCTATGTGACTTTTCACCTAATAACGTTGTGATGAACTTATTCAGCTACtaaatcacttcctgttttcagaGAACAGTTAGATGTAGAGAAGACAAACCGCAGCTCTTTCCGAGAACATGCAGATGAAGAAAagtattatcttactttttttcattgattgtacttaattgtatttttgtatttccttcatatatctgtacctgagctgaggtgacgcaaaaatttacccgttgtgggatcaataaagtcttatcttattatatcttatcttatcttatcttaaaaggGGAAGAACCTGTTGATTCTGAGTGAcgttgttatttttacacacacacacacacacacacacacacacacacacacacacacacacacacacacacacacacacacagacatgtataaaataaaagtacGCAGGCAGCAGTTCGCAGTTCGCAAGGTGCGTTCGTTGTTGCCCACGCGTGTAAAAAACGACTGCAGTCTTTATGTTTTCTAACTCAGGTGTCTTAACTGAAGAATTACAGGCTGATTTTTAGAAATCCCCTGTCACTACCCTTCAggggtttgtttatttatttaaatacctAATTTAAATGTtcctcagtttagttttgttatctttgtttttcctagTTTTGTAAATATGCCTTAATAAAAAATACTCTGACTTAATCTCAGTTTTGTCTCCTTTTGTCTGCGTTTGGTTTCTCATAAAATTACTGTTATGGACTGTTGTGAACTTTATCTGTCTCTGATTTTTCCACGCCTTAAGTTTTTACTGTCTTGCAAAtctaaaatttaaaactaaTCTACATCTAAAACTAATTTTACGCTTTTTatgctttcttttatttgtttttcatttgtttttaatttatcaagATTACAGCTGAGCATCAATTGCAATGGATCCAACAATGGCATTGTCACTCAGGAAAACACTCCAGTGGGATCTAAGATTGTTTGTGACAAGGACAGGAGTGTCATCTCTGTGACCCCGGAGCTTTTCAAAATCTTTATAAAAGTATATTATTCCTAAATACAGGAACCGGTCTTGTAATTTGTTGTTTATGAATGAACTAATATGAAGACAAAATTTGCTGCATGTGTAACCCTGGTTAACACAGCtatcaataaataaaagcctgttagtaaaaacagtcataagaaaaatattacaggtgataaatagtcaataaataGAGCATAATGGTTagaaatttcattaaaaacatcagcaatgaTATAATTCTCGTTATAggatttcatttgtgtttaaaaacatgttaaaagggTACAGAACTTGCTAATTCATGGTGTTTTATATTAATTCAGGtaaaatgtctaaaaaatgTGTTGAGACTCTTATTGTGAAAGGGCACGCTGCAGCGTGACTCCTGTGATAGCCACACCCAATCaggttgtttcttctttttgatgCTGGAGAGGGAGAAATGCAGACAGTCATTGCAGAGCTGCTgcttaaatgagtgaaaaaatagtaaaaataagcCAGAAATCTACTTGAAGCCATTTTTGTACTCTGGagaatgtatttttgtttttccgacCTGTCCTTGCCTTGGTGGCGTTGTAAACATAACCGAACGGGACTTGGTGAGTTCAGAAATTGTCTTTTATTTCATGcaagaaatgttttgttgtaTTATATTGCTCATTTCATGCAAATGGAGAGCCAAGGTAGCagatttatgttgttttttgttagaaacGGTGGATTCGTGCTTAAGCGACACACAGACTGTACTTCAAAGGCCTTTGACGGTGTTTCAGCGCGCCATATTGGCGTCACCTCATTTACGGCTAAATAAGCtggaaaaaacagacttttactgttatttaaggGCTACTCGTATTTTATTTTCGAATGTTTatgcactttattttgttgttatggTAGGCCATTAAGGTTTGGATCGGGAAATGCTGAGCTAGAATCGGGAGTTTGATCCGCTGAGCGAGAAACAAGATGGCGAGCCACCCACGGACCCATTGAACTATACCGAGCAGGAAAAGGGaaacgccccctgctggacgttGAGCTCTTtcgctaaaaaaaaaacaaaaaccggTAGGATTAATCCATAGAACTCTGCAAAAGAACAGCGGACTTTTCAAAGCACTGGATAATCATTTGGAGTAATTCCAGGATTAATAGTTAAAGGACACAAagaaaactttcttttgtttgtttgtttgtttaagggATTCATTCAGCCTTTTGCtgaattgttttcagtttttacatgtttctgtAAATTATTTTGGTCAACCTTACATTTTAATGCTGTAATAGTGTTAatggaaatgtaaataattttgttgggttaaaacaaaataagaactgGTTGAAATTTAAAGGTGAACCAAGACcaagattaaattaaatcttgGGCTTAAAGAACTGAACttgatttaaaataacacattgtTAACTCAAATGGATTGAAGGATAAACTTGAACTTAGAACTTGAAATAAATAAGACAATAACCTAGGTTGAAAATAACATCCTTCTAAAGCCAAATAAAAGGTTTTGAGATAAATACGATGAACTAACAGAACATACTGAACaaaaaggggaaagaaaatatcttgttttccttaaatgtgtgatGTTGGATGTGTTATATAATGTGTCTATAACTCTATTCTCTGTCTTCACAAAATAATAATCCGGCAATTTAAACGTATTTACTGGTCTGTGGTCTTTATTACATGCTACACTCATTTCTGCTCTAGTAGTCGAACCTAACTGGTCCTAGTATACTGTAACGACTCCAGAAGTGTTACACATGTTTCATGCCTCTGTTCTTCAAATTTTCAAACATGACTTGACTACGTTttgtcataataataataataataataataataataaattttatttatgagcaccattcaagtcacccaaggacactttacaataggataaaacacttagtaaaacaatggcagaatgagaacaataaaatacaagcacaagataaaatgaacaaacagtggattcacagtgaatatgcagatttgaacagatgagtcATCATCCTTAAGGGATTAAATCACATCAGTTCCTAAATACAATGAGTAGTTGTCTTTCACACACTGTATGTTACAAGCACTGtaaatgttgctctttgttattTATAATCTGCTGATGTCACTTCCAGGAGAATCCTTTCTCAAAAAAGAGATGGGACACTTGTTCAATTGTTGGGAGCGGTGGGATTCTAACAAACAGCGGCTGTGGAAAAATGATTGAttcagctgattttgttattagGTGAGAAAGATGTTCACTGTAAGGAATGGAAATCGTGATGAGGACTCTTCTCTCTGAAAGtaatatttcatgttatttcaggTGCAACCTTCCTCCTCTGGAAAATGAATTTCACAATGATGTCGGCAAGAAGACTAACCTTGTGACAGCAAACCCAAGCATCTTCATGCAAAAGTGAGCAATTAATGAACCCGACATTGAACTGACTTGTTAGTTTATGTCTTGTTGCTTTAAGTCATGCGTTAATTTGCAGGTATGGGTCACTGACGGGACGTCGTGGGGCGTTTGCAGACAGTCTCCAACAGTATGGCAACTCCCTGCTTCTCTTTCCTTGCTTCTCCTTTGGTTTTACTCGTCCAGTGTGTGAGCGGGCTGTGTATGCCATTGAGGACATGGATATCCCTATCCAACCAATCTTCATAAACCCTAGGTATCTCGAAAGACTGGTCAAATTCTGGGAATCTCTGGGGTTAAAGGAATATCGACCTAGCACTGGATTATATATGACTAGCCTGGCACTGGAATTTTGCGAAACGGTGCATTTGTATGGATTCTGGCCATTTAGTAATCACCCAGATAAACTCTTACCCCTGACTAACCACTACTATAATAATGTACCCTATAATAGGAAAGTCCATGCAATGCCAAATTAGTTTTCCCACTTGGTGGAGCTGCATAATGAGGGCGTGCTCAAGCTTTACCTTGGAGACTGTAAATCAGATCAGGTCTAGTTTGAATTTTGCAATAACAAAAGAATATGTTCAAGTATCCAACTGAGAGACCAAGACATTTGCACTCAAATCCAAATGTATTAGAGAGATGTACACTACTTATTATTTCAACAgtctttcttttaattattgttCCATTTCATGTGTTAGAAATAAGTTTTTTTTGctaaagtttctttttaacaacATTTGCAGTGCATGGTCATGATAAAGTTGATACACTCCTCGTTAGGAGGGTACAATACGCTACAAGAAAATAGAGACTTTAGATAGAAATTGAGAAATCACCATTTGCTTTTAAGCCACTACTTCTGTTACAACCTTTATATTACTCTGCTAGTGGTCACTTTTGGTTCTGCAACAAAGACAATTCTCTGCAGCACTGACTGTTGACACTTTCAAACATAAACACTTTCAAGCATTtgtaaaaggttaaaaatgtgtgtttaagcCAGAAATATGAGTTAAACTAATAGTTAAAAAGTTAAGGGATAAGAAGCAGGAGATCGCAGCAGACGGACGCccgtccctgagcctggttctgctggaggtttcttcctgttaaaagggagtttttccttcccactgttgccaaagtgctgctcataaggggtcatatgattgttgggtttttcaccatatgtattattataggatatactgtacaatataaagcgccttgaggtggctgttgttgtgatttggcgctatataaatacaattgaatagaatagaatagaatagaagagCATTCATAACTTATGGGGATTTAAGTTCAGTTCATGTCTTcaaacaaggtaaaaaaaaatggacaccCCCGTTatattttttgtgcttattATGTCTTATTATATTTGCTGAATCACGGTTATCTTTACATGTTCTGTGGCATTACTTAAAGATACCACTAGATGGCGCCTAATGCT of the Astatotilapia calliptera unplaced genomic scaffold, fAstCal1.2 U_scaffold_1, whole genome shotgun sequence genome contains:
- the LOC113017300 gene encoding LOW QUALITY PROTEIN: alpha-2,8-sialyltransferase 8F-like (The sequence of the model RefSeq protein was modified relative to this genomic sequence to represent the inferred CDS: substituted 1 base at 1 genomic stop codon) produces the protein MHAQSSRLQLSINCNGSNNGIVTQENTPVGSKIVCDKDRSVISVTPELFKIFIKENPFSKKRWDTCSIVGSGGILTNSGCGKMIDSADFVIRCNLPPLENEFHNDVGKKTNLVTANPSIFMQKYGSLTGRRGAFADSLQQYGNSLLLFPCFSFGFTRPVCERAVYAIEDMDIPIQPIFINPRYLERLVKFWESLGLKEYRPSTGLYMTSLALEFCETVHLYGFWPFSNHPDKLLPLTNHYYNNVPYNRKVHAMPNXFSHLVELHNEGVLKLYLGDCKSDQV